The following proteins are encoded in a genomic region of Heliangelus exortis chromosome 7, bHelExo1.hap1, whole genome shotgun sequence:
- the NPM3 gene encoding nucleoplasmin-3 isoform X1, which yields MGLGLSLLRGSLHHSVPVWGHQILSLYSAEPGCELTARTKSYTFQVDKDDDSDHILALSLVCLTDGAKDECNVVEVVGRNHENEEIAVPVANLKLSCQPLLSLDNFKLQPPVTFRLAAGSGPVHLAGWHQIMHREDASFEDDDDLSEDEDELAPIMPARK from the exons ATGGGCCTTGGCCTGTCTTTGCTCAGAGGTTCACTGCATCACAGCGTCCCAGTCTGGGGACACCAGATTTTGTCCCTGTATAGTGCTGAGCCAG GCTGTGAGTTGACTGCCCGTACCAAATCCTACACGTTTCAGGTGGACAAGGACGATGACTCTGACCACATTTTGGCCCTATCCTTG GTCTGCCTGACGGATGGTGCCAAGGATGAGTGTAATGTGGTGGAGGTTGTTGGACGAAACCACGAGAATGAGGAGATCGCTGTGCCTGTGGCAAACCTGAAGTTATCATGCCAGCCCTTG CTCAGTCTGGACAACTTCAAACTGCAGCCTCCTGTGACCTTCCGCCTGGCAGCAGGCTCTGGCCCAGTACACCTTGCTGGCTGGCACCAGATCA TGCACAGGGAAGATGCTTCCTTTGAGGATGACGATGACTTGtctgaggatgaggatgagcTTGCTCCTATCATGCCAGCCAGGAAGTAG
- the NPM3 gene encoding nucleoplasmin-3 isoform X2: MEPHGLDSVLFGCELTARTKSYTFQVDKDDDSDHILALSLVCLTDGAKDECNVVEVVGRNHENEEIAVPVANLKLSCQPLLSLDNFKLQPPVTFRLAAGSGPVHLAGWHQIMHREDASFEDDDDLSEDEDELAPIMPARK, translated from the exons GCTGTGAGTTGACTGCCCGTACCAAATCCTACACGTTTCAGGTGGACAAGGACGATGACTCTGACCACATTTTGGCCCTATCCTTG GTCTGCCTGACGGATGGTGCCAAGGATGAGTGTAATGTGGTGGAGGTTGTTGGACGAAACCACGAGAATGAGGAGATCGCTGTGCCTGTGGCAAACCTGAAGTTATCATGCCAGCCCTTG CTCAGTCTGGACAACTTCAAACTGCAGCCTCCTGTGACCTTCCGCCTGGCAGCAGGCTCTGGCCCAGTACACCTTGCTGGCTGGCACCAGATCA TGCACAGGGAAGATGCTTCCTTTGAGGATGACGATGACTTGtctgaggatgaggatgagcTTGCTCCTATCATGCCAGCCAGGAAGTAG